The Drosophila bipectinata strain 14024-0381.07 chromosome 2L, DbipHiC1v2, whole genome shotgun sequence genome has a segment encoding these proteins:
- the LOC108126878 gene encoding large ribosomal subunit protein mL62 has translation MNKITRAFISVLRQSSSSGGNSTLLGRQLSYKSDLSLDKIYPSARLQLYTPPPPPPGSNNKFNGFIPVEKLEITYSRSSGPGGQHVNTVNTKVDLRFKLAEADWIPEQTRQKLLKTLANRITKDGYFYIKSDLTRSQQMNLADALEKLRTIIRAQEAAEASPPSEETLEKLRRRQERAARERLQLKRGRAQVKSDRQGPSGVDF, from the exons atgaataaaatcaCTCGTGCCTTTATCAGTGTCCTCCGACAGAGCAGCTCCTCCGGTGGAAACAGCACACTTCTGGGTCGTCAGCTGTCCTACAAGAGTGATTTGTCCCTTGACAAGATATACCCTAGTGCGAGACTGCAACTCTACACGCCGCCCCCACCG CCTcctggcagcaacaacaagttcAACGGCTTCATCCCCGTAGAGAAGCTAGAGATCACCTACAGTCGAAGCTCTGGACCGGGTGGCCAGCATGTGAACACGGTCAACACCAAAGTAGATCTGCGCTTCAAGCTGGCGGAGGCTGACTGGATTCCCGAACAAACACGCCAAAAGCTGCTTAAGACCCTCGCCAATCGGATTACCAAGGATGGCTACTTCTACATCAAGAGCGACCTGACCCGATCCCAACAAATGAACCTGGCCGATGCGTTGGAAAAGCTCCGTACCATTATACGCGCCCAAGAGGCAGCAGAAGCCAGTCCACCCAGTGAGGAGACCCTGGAAAAGCTACGTCGCCGCCAGGAGCGAGCAGCACGCGAACGACTTCAACTGAAGAGGGGCCGCGCCCAGGTGAAGTCGGATCGTCAGGGACCCAGTGGAGTAGACTTCTAA
- the LOC108126861 gene encoding alpha-ketoglutarate-dependent dioxygenase alkB homolog 6: MDFTGFEVRKCPPTVTYIPNFITSEEEQRILSQIERTPKPRWTQLLNRRLVNYGGVPHPNGMIAEEIPEWLQSYVDKVNNLGIFESQKANHVLVNEYLPGQGILPHTDGPLFYPIISTISCGSHTVLEFAKREGAGDDSETKDSDTASPAREVIFKLLLEPRSLLILKDSLYSEYLHSIAEINEDVLCDRIANYDLCENTYKIGDHLPRRSPRISLTIRNVPKTSKMKLKFC, from the exons ATGGATTTCACGGGCTTCGAAGTGCGTAAG TGCCCGCCGACTGTCACGTACATTCCCAACTTCATCACTTCTGAGGAGGAGCAGCGCATCCTTAGCCAAATTGAGAGGACACCAAAGCCACGCTGGACACAGCTACTCAATCGCCGGCTAGTTAACTATGGTGGAGTTCCTCATCCCAACGGAATGATTGCCGAGGAGATCCCCGAATGGCTGCAGAGCTATGTGGATAAAGTTAACAACCTCGGCATATTCGAGTCCCAGAAAGCCAATCATGTGCTGGTGAACGAGTATCTGCCTGGCCAGGGAATTCTTCCTCACACCGATGGTCCTCTTTTTTACCCCATCATCTCCACGATTTCCTGCGGATCCCACACCGTGCTGGAGTTTGCCAAGAGAGAAGGTGCTGGTGATGATTCCGAAACTAAAGATTCCGACACTGCTTCTCCTGCTCGTGAGGTGATCTTTAAACTGCTGCTGGAACCCCGCAGCTTACTTATCCTAAAAGATTCGCTGTACAGCGAATACTTACATTCGATTGCCGAGATCAACGAGGATGTGCTCTGCGATCGTATTGCAAACTATGACTTATGCGAGAACACCTACAAGATCGGGGATCACCTGCCCCGCCGCTCGCCACGCATTTCGCTGACCATTCGCAACGTTCCCAAGACCAGCAAGATGAAGCTTAAGTTTTGTTAG
- the Fatp1 gene encoding long-chain fatty acid transport protein 4 — protein sequence MGWIFAVLVALVALLLTKPGWRWFYIAGATAQRDLTALWAYIKLLRYTKRHERLNYTVADVFERNVRSHPEKVAVVSETQSWTFRQVNEHANKVANVLQAQGYKKGDVVALLLENRAEYVATWLGLSKIGVITPLINTNLRGPSLLHSITVAHCSALIYGEDFIEAVSEVAKDLPAELTLFQYNNENNNSQADKDISKAKNLNTLLATASKEKPNKTEVNHHDKLVYIYTSGTTGLPKAAVISHSRYLFIAAGIHYTMGFQDEDVFYTPLPLYHTAGGIMCMGQSVLFGSTVSIRKKFSASNYFADCAKYNATIGQYIGEMARYILATKPSEYDRKHRVRLVFGNGLRPQIWPQFVERFNIAKVGEFYGATEGNANIMNHDNTVGAIGFVSRILPKIYPISIIRADPDTGEPIRNKDGLCQLCAPNEPGVFIGKIVKGNPSREFLGYVDAKASAKKIVKDVFKHGDMAFLSGDLLVADEKGYLYFKDRTGDTFRWKGENVSTSEVEAQVSNVAGYKDTVVYGVTIPHTEGRAGMAAIYDPQRELDLDVFAGNLAKVLPAYARPQFIRLLTKVDLTGTFKLRKVDLQKEGYDPTAIKDALYYQTAKGRYELLTPQVYDQVQRNEVRF from the exons TGCCCTTTGGGCTTACATCAAGCTACTGAGGTACACGAAACGCCATGAACGTCTTAACTATACGGTGGCGGACGTCTTCGAGAGGAATGTTCGCAGCCATCCCGAGAAGGTGGCCGTTGTCAGCGAGACCCAGAGCTGGACCTTCCGCCAGGTGAACGAGCATGCCAACAAGGTGGCCAACGTTCTGCAGGCTCAGGGCTACAAGAAGGGCGATGTGGTGGCCCTTCTGCTGGAGAATCGTGCCGAATATGTAGCCACTTGGCTGGGTCTGTCCAAGATTGGTGTGATCACCCCTCTGATCAACACCAACCTGCGTGGTCCCTCCCTATTGCACAGCATTACGGTGGCCCACTGCTCAGCCCTCATCTATGGGGAAGACTTTATCGAAGCCGTGTCCGAGGTGGCCAAGGATCTGCCAGCCGAACTAACGCTGTTCCAGTACAACAACGAGAACAACAACAGCCAGGCGGATAAGGATATTTCGAAGGCCAAGAACCTCAACACCCTGCTCGCTACCGCCAGCAAGGAGAAGCCCAACAAGACGGAGGTTAACCACCACGACAAGCTGGTCTACATCTACACCTCCGGCACCACTGGTCTGCCCAAGGCGGCTGTCATCTCGCACTCGCG CTATCTGTTTATCGCTGCTGGCATTCACTACACCATGGGCTTCCAAGACGAAGATGTCTTCTACACTCCCCTGCCTCTGTACCACACTGCTGGCGGCATCATGTGCATGGGCCAGTCGGTGCTCTTCGGTTCCACGGTTTCTATTCGCAAGAAGTTCTCCGCCTCGAACTATTTCGCCGACTGCGCCAAATACAATGCCACC ATTGGTCAGTACATTGGTGAGATGGCCCGCTACATTCTGGCTACGAAGCCATCGGAATATGACCGCAAGCACCGCGTGCGTCTCGTTTTTGGCAACGGACTGCGACCTCAGATCTGGCCACAGTTTGTGGAGCGCTTCAACATTGCCAAGGTGGGAGAGTTCTACGGCGCCACCGAGGGCAACGCCAACATCATGAACCACGACAATACGGTGGGAGCCATCGGCTTTGTGTCGCGCATCCTGCCAAAGATTTATCCCATTTCGATCATTCGTGCTGACCCCGATACTGGAGAGCCCATCAGGAACAAGGATGGACTTTGCCAGCTGTGTGCTCCCAACGAGCCAGGAGTCTTCATTGGCAAGATCGTTAAGGGCAACCCGTCTCGGGAATTCCTGGGCTACGTTGATGCGAAGGCTTCGGCCAAGAAGATCGTTAAGGATGTCTTCAAGCACGGTGACATGGCCTTCCTGTCCGGCGATCTGCTGGTGGCCGATGAGAAGGGATACTTATACTTCAAGGACCGCACTGGCGACACCTTCCGTTGGAAGGGCGAGAACGTTTCCACCAGCGAAGTGGAGGCACAGGTCAGCAATGTGGCTGGCTACAAGGATACTGTGGTTTACGGAGTAACCATTCCGCACACGGAGGGCAGGGCAGGCATGGCTGCCATCTATGATCCGCAGCGAGAACTGGACCTCGACGTCTTTGCCGGTAATCTGGCCAAGGTGCTGCCCGCCTATGCTCGACCCCAGTTCATTCGGCTGCTGACCAAGGTGGACCTGACCGGTACATTCAAGCTGCGCAAGGTGGACCTCCAGAAGGAGGGCTACGACCCGACCGCGATCAAGGACGCCCTCTACTACCAGACTGCCAAGGGGCGCTACGAGCTGCTGACACCGCAGGTGTACGATCAAGTTCAGCGGAACGAGGTGCGCTTCTAG
- the LOC108126876 gene encoding uncharacterized protein translates to MTGTNAVMFSITIPTKAEEQRLKDGYVQVLNGEVATPASTRPASRASTIESLSTIRIGESPEETPKKPAKVQKPPPTIQIQTPDGGSRDQLLDMPLDTAQELVLKKILRKFHIPNAIWLSSLDGTAYNVSFSMEFDERYESLYDALQEWGIGDREGSSVSVVSCLVNRSYVQRESQEEQEDQPSSSENINAQKQGIWNRFMNSVRSRLNVAGIVRDVRQDAAITFDFCILLVSAAILASFGLVENSTIFLASSMLISPLMGPIIAAIFGTVIQDRSLRRLGMLNELIGILTATLVGFLFGLVVCTTNQKYAIGEGLTEEMLSRCDLHSLIVGVFTAVPSGAAAAIGILGGNIGSLVGVAISASLLPPAVNSGLLWAVACVYKFFENDETLYRDVVKSRHYSDNQATELAVLGSISMCLTISNVLCVYLMGILVLKIKEIAPVIGRKNRQFWKHDIKLARHGNVATEAEIIDELMANLATEDQKALGTINRQFLRHLDETGYQHTWSPLSNRHSYSVQPPGAAFSTIHRLEELYTMLGNGQLPEERRQRRSVVSRPSQRSHDVAIQLSPPQTRPRFASMPSKVGKDESIKENVVQGPSHKRFTVTPARDDEQLPSETH, encoded by the exons ATGACGGGAACCAACGCTGTAATGTTCTCCATCACAATCCCCACAAAAGCCGAGGAACAGCGCCTGAAAGATGGATACGTTCAGGTCTTAAACGGGGAGGTGGCTACCCCAGCCTCAACCAGACCTGCCAGCAGAGCTTCCACGATCGAGAGCCTTTCCACCATTCGAATTGGGGAATCCCCAGAGGAGACACCTAAGAAACCCGCAAAGGTCCAAAAACCTCCACCCACCATCCAAATTCAGACTCCTGATGGCGGCTCCCGGGATCAACTCCTGGACATGCCATTAGACACCGCTCAGGAGCTAGTCTTGAAGAAGATTCTGCGAAAGTTTCACATTCCCAATGCCATATGGTTGTCCAGCTTGGATGGCACAGCCTACAACGTCAGTTTTTCCATGGAGTTTGATGAACGTTACGAGAGTCTCTATGACGCGCTCCAGGAATGGGGCATTGGCGATCGCGAGGGTTCGTCAGTTTCCGTGGTCAGTTGTTTGGTGAACCGATCCTACGTCCAGCGAGAGTCccaggaggagcaggaggatcAGCCATCAAGTAGCGA AAATATCAATGCCCAGAAGCAGGGAATCTGGAATCGGTTTATGAACTCGGTGCGATCCCGCTTAAATGTGGCCGGGATCGTCCGGGATGTGAGGCAGGATGCGGCTATAACCTTTGACTTTTGCATACTTCTAGTATCGGCAGC GATCCTGGCCAGCTTTGGGTTAGTGGAAAACAGTACCATCTTCTTGGCCTCCAGTATGCTGATCTCACCACTGATGGGACCTATAATTGCTGCCATTTTCGGGACTGTGATCCAGGATCGATCGCTACGAAGGCTAGGCATGCTTAATGAGCTTATAGGCATCCTGACAGCCACCCTGGTTGGATTCCTCTTCGGCCTGGTGGTGTGCACAACGAATCAGAAGTACGCGATCGGAGAAGGACTCACGGAAGAGATGCTCTCCCGTTGCGATCTTCATTCCCTGATTGTTGGAGTTTTTACGGCGGTTCCTTCGGGAGCAGCAGCTGCCATCGGTATTCTGGGCGGCAACATAGGCTCATTGGTGGGTGTGGCCATATCTGCCTCCCTACTGCCGCCGGCGGTAAACTCCGGTCTGCTTTGGGCCGTGGCCTGCGTCTACAAGTTTTTCGAGAACGATGAAACCTTGTACAGGGATGTGGTCAAGTCACGTCACTACTCGGATAACCAGGCGACGGAACTGGCAGTGCTGGGGAGCATCAGCATGTGTCTGACCATCTCCAACGTCCTGTGCGTCTACCTTATGGGCATCCTGGTGCTCAAGATCAAAGAAATAGCTCCGGTCATTGGGCGAAAGAACAGGCAGTTCTGGAAGCATGACATTAAGCTAGCAAGGCACGGAAATGTAGCGACGGAGGCCGAGATAATTGATGAATTGATGGCCAATTTGGCCACTGAAGACCAAAAGGCTTTGGGCACCATCAACCGGCAGTTCCTAAGGCACTTGGACGAAACAGGCTATCAGCACACATGGTCGCCGTTAAGCAATCGTCACAGCTATTCGGTGCAGCCGCCTGGCGCAGCCTTCTCCACCATTCACCGCCTGGAGGAGCTGTACACGATGCTTGGAAACGGGCAGCTGCCGGAAGAGCGACGTCAGCGACGCAGTGTGGTCAGCCGACCATCACAAAGAAGCCATGATGTTGCTATCCAGCTAAGTCCTCCCCAGACC CGCCCTCGCTTCGCTAGCATGCCTTCGAAGGTTGGCAAGGATGAGTCAATCAAGGAAAATGTCGTCCAAGGACCTAGCCATAAGCGGTTTACAGTCACGCCAGCGCGGGACGATGAACAGCTGCCTTCAGAAACCCACTAA
- the LOC108126860 gene encoding uncharacterized protein yields MQKAIKKELSFSLDTLERYRAKYGRSASSDTNGASTIPNVPAPGADILPPPPAAPLPVFTKSSSPPKLTKLQELQQKKEAYLRAKEHEREMEQLQRTERRLEAGKVRTASPTKTSPTPRTGSPSTTATASATKSPSTAGYSNWSSQHSTLCSQPWVAISELMYFCDKYEFTTLSTRDLKTHQEIVAEVRALLSGKAPFDQRTRFPGNIHDPENLWVCIGRCASVEYHLQRIISIFRKPLNQLTPDKQRTVRQNFHLAVSELRLDISARISEVRLYDRLVFEREFRLEWQEAEA; encoded by the coding sequence aTGCAGAAGGCGATCAAGAAGGAGCTCAGCTTCTCGCTGGACACGCTGGAGCGCTACCGGGCCAAATACGGACGCAGTGCGTCCTCTGACACGAATGGGGCTAGCACTATTCCGAATGTGCCGGCTCCCGGTGCCGATATACTACCGCCTCCCCCAGCTGCTCCACTGCCAGTCTTCACAAAATCTAGTTCGCCTCCAAAGCTGACCAAGCTGCAGGAGCTCCAGCAAAAGAAAGAGGCCTATCTGAGGGCTAAGGAGCACGAACGGGAAATGGAACAACTACAGCGTACGGAGAGGAGACTGGAGGCAGGAAAGGTCAGGACAGCCAGTCCGACAAAGACCTCTCCCACTCCCAGAACTGGGTCCCCATCCACCACAGCGACAGCGTCTGCCACCAAATCCCCTAGCACAGCTGGCTACTCCAACTGGTCCAGCCAGCATTCGACCCTCTGCTCCCAGCCCTGGGTGGCCATTTCAGAGCTGATGTACTTCTGCGACAAGTACGAGTTCACCACGTTGAGTACTCGAGATCTAAAGACACACCAGGAGATCGTAGCTGAGGTAAGGGCGTTGCTCTCCGGAAAGGCACCATTTGATCAGCGCACCCGCTTCCCCGGCAACATCCACGACCCGGAGAACCTGTGGGTGTGCATCGGGCGCTGTGCCAGTGTGGAGTATCATCTGCAGCGCATCATTAGTATATTCCGGAAGCCCCTCAACCAGCTGACTCCGGACAAGCAAAGGACCGTGCGTCAGAACTTCCATCTGGCGGTCAGTGAGCTGCGGCTGGACATCTCGGCTCGGATCAGCGAGGTGCGACTCTATGATCGTTTGGTCTTCGAGCGAGAGTTCCGTCTAGAGTGGCAGGAAGCGGAGGCCTAA
- the Myo31DF gene encoding LOW QUALITY PROTEIN: unconventional myosin ID (The sequence of the model RefSeq protein was modified relative to this genomic sequence to represent the inferred CDS: substituted 1 base at 1 genomic stop codon) has translation MAVQREAGVQDFVLLDHVSMEKFMDNLRKRFQVGSIYTYIGEVCVSMNPYRQMNIYGPETIRKYKGRELFENAPHVFAIADAAYRVLKQRQQDTCILISGESGAGKTEASKIIMKYIAAVTNAQGQNEIERVKNVLIQSNAILETFGNAKTNRNDNSSRFGKYMDIEFDYKADPVGGIITNYLLEKSRVVQQQAGERNFHSFYQLLRGASDNELRQYELQKETGKYHYLNQGSMDILTGKSDXRAPCTAFTALGCSTDEVQTIWRTVAAILHLGNVEFQTIEDELVTSNKQHLQSTARLLQVTESDLSTALTKRVIAAGGNVMQKDHNATQAEYGKDALAKAIYDRLFTWIISRINRAILFRGSKTQARFNSVIGVLDIYGFEIFDSNSFEQFCINYCNEKLQQLFIELVLKQEQEEYQREGIEWTNIDYFNNKIICDLVEQPHKGIIAIMDEACLSVGKVTDDTLLGAMDKNLSKHPHYTSRQLKPTDKELKHREDFRITHYAGDVIYNINGFIEKNKDTLYQDFKRLLHNSKDANLSEMWPEGAQDIKKTTKRPLTAGTLFQRSMADLVVTLLKKEPFYVRCIKPNDIKSSTVFDEERVEHQVRYLGLLENVRVRRAGFVHRQRYDKFLLRYKMISQYTWPNFRAGSDRDGVRVLIEEKKFAQDVKYGHTKIFIRSPRTLFALEQQRNDMIPQIVTLLQKRVRGWIARKNYKKMKAAMTIMRAYKTYKLRSYVQELANRFRNAKQMRDYGKSIQWPQPPLAGRKAEAKLHRMFDFWRAYMILKKYPRSEWPQLRLQIVAATALAGRRPHWGQQRRWLGDYLANSHDNSGYDAYTANVRNMKNQAAGNPNAESFRQVLFSGFVKKFNHYNKQADRAFIVTDSTIYKLEGIKKKFKNMDRTIAIRELTAISITPGRDQLIVFHSPKNKDLVFALTGEHTPLKEDRIGELVGIVCKKYHDLTNTELRVNVSSSIACRLDDKPKTIIVEAASNVEIPSFRHKDGSIIFEVPASYCI, from the exons ATGGCAGTGCAGCGAGAAGCAGGCGTACAGGACTTTGTCCTTTTGGACCATGTCTCTATGGAGAAATTCATGGataatttaagaaaaag ATTTCAGGTCGGATCCATCTACACATACATCGGTGAGGTGTGCGTCTCCATGAACCCGTACAGACAGATGAACATCTACGGCCCGGAGACGATCCGCAAGTACAAGGGCCGGGAGCTGTTTGAGAACGCGCCCCATGTCTTTGCTATCGCCGATGCCGCCTACAGGGTACTCAAGCAGCGCCAACAGGACACCTGCATCCTGATTTCAGGTGAATCGGGTGCCGGCAAGACCGAGGCTTCCAAGATCATCATGAAGTACATAGCCGCAGTGACGAATGCCCAGGGTCAAAATGAAATCGAACG AGTCAAGAACGTTCTCATCCAGAGCAATGCAATCCTGGAGACATTCGGAAATGCCAAAACAAATCGCAACGACAACTCCAGTCGATTCGGCAAGTACATGGACATCGAGTTCGACTACAAGGCTGACCCGGTGGGTGGCATCATTACGAACTACCTCCTGGAGAAGTCGCGAGTGGTGCAGCAGCAGGCTGGCGAACGGAATTTCCACAGTTTCTATCAG CTACTGCGTGGAGCCAGCGACAACGAACTGCGACAATATGAGTTGCAGAAGGAGACCGGCAAGTACCATTACCTTAACCAGGGCAGCATGGACATCCTGACGGGGAAGTCCGACTAGAGGGCCCCCTGCACCGCCTTCACGGCCCTGGGATGCTCCACGGACGAGGTGCAAACCATTTGGCGAACAGTGGCGGCCATTCTGCATCTGGGAAATGTAGAGTTTCAAA CCATTGAGGATGAGCTGGTGACCAGCAACAAGCAGCACTTGCAGTCCACTGCCAGGTTGCTCCAAGTCACAGAATCCGATCTTTCCACCGCCTTGACGAAACGCGTCATTGCCGCTGGAGGAAACGTCATGCAAAAGGATCACAATGCCACCCAGGCGGAGTACGGCAAGGATGCCCTGGCCAAGGCCATCTATGACCGCCTGTTCACCTGGATTATTTCCCGCATCAATCGGGCCATCCTCTTCCGAGGCAGCAAGACCCAGGCCAGGTTCAACTCTGTCATCGGAGTCCTGGACATCTACGGTTTCGAGATCTTTGACTCCAACAGCTTTGAGCAGTTTTGCATTAACTACTGCAATGAGAAATTGCAGCAATTGTTTATTg AACTGGTGCtgaagcaggagcaggaggagtaCCAACGTGAAGGCATTGAGTGGACCAACATCGACTACTTCAACAACAAG ATTATTTGCGATCTGGTGGAGCAACCCCACAAGGGCATCATCGCCATTATGGATGAGGCCTGCCTGAGTGTGGGCAAGGTCACCGATGACACCCTCCTGGGCGCCATGGACAAGAACCTGAGCAAGCATCCCCACTACACCAGTCGCCAGTTGAAGCCCACCGACAAGGAGCTGAAGCATCGCGAGGACTTCCGCATCACTCACTACGCCGGCGATGTCATCTACAACATCAACGGTTTCATTGAAAAGAACAAGGATACGCTGTACCAGGACTTCAAGCGCCTGCTACACAACTCCAAGGACGCCAACCTGAGTGAAATGTGGCCCGAGGGAGCCCAGGACATCAAGAAGACCACAAAGAGGCCACTGACCGCCGGTACCTTGTTCCAGCGGTCCATGGCCGATCTGGTTGTGACGCTGCTGAAGAAGGAGCCCTTCTATGTGCGGTGCATTAAGCCCAACGACATCAAGAGCTCGACGGTGTTCGACGAGGAGCGTGTGGAGCACCAGGTCCGCTACTTGGGTCTTCTGGAGAATGTGCGAGTGCGTCGCGCGGGATTCGTGCATCGCCAGCGCTACGACAAATTCCTGCTGCGCTACAAAATGATCTCGCAGTACACGTGGCCCAACTTCCGGGCCGGCAGCGATCGCGACGGTGTCCGGGTGCTGATCGAGGAGAAGAAATTTGCGCAGGACGTCAAGTATGGACACACCAAGATCTTCATCCGCTCCCCACGCACTCTGTTCGCCTTGGAGCAGCAGCGCAATGACATGATCCCACAGATCGTCACCCTGCTGCAGAAACGGGTAAGGGGCTGGATCGCTCGCAAGAACTACAAGAAGATGAAGGCGGCCATGACCATTATGCGGGCCTACAAGACCTACAAGCTACGCAGCTACGTCcaggagctggccaaccgcTTCCGCAACGCCAAGCAGATGCGCGACTACGGCAAGAGCATCCAGTGGCcgcagcctccactggctgGCAGGAAGGCCGAGGCAAAGTTGCATCGCATGTTCGACTTCTGGCGAGCCTACATGATCCTGAAGAAGTATCCGCGCAGCGAGTGGCCCCAACTAAGACTCCAGATCGTTGCCGCCACCGCCCTGGCTGGACGTCGCCCGCATTGGGGCCAGCAGAGGCGCTGGCTGGGCGACTACCTGGCCAACTCGCATGACAACAGCGGCTACGATGCCTACACCGCCAATGTGCGCAACATGAAGAACCAAGCGGCCGGAAACCCCAATGCCGAGTCCTTCCGCCAGGTCCTCTTCTCCGGATTCGTGAAAAAATTCAACCACTATAACAAGCAGGCTGATCGTGCCTTCATCGTCACGGACTCCACCATATACAAGCTTGAAGGCATAAAGAAGAAGTTCAAAAACATGGATCGTACTATTGCAATCCGAGAG TTGACTGCGATAAGTATTACTCCTGGACGGGATCAACTGATTGTCTTCCATTCGCCGAAAAACAAGGACTTGGTGTTTGCCCTCACGGGCGAGCACACGCCCCTGAAGGAGGACCGCATTGGAGAACTTGTGGGCATCGTCTGCAAGAAGTATCATGA CCTAACCAACACCGAACTGCGAGTGAATGTCAGCAGCTCTATCGCCTGCCGGCTGGACGACAAGCCAAAGACCATTATCGTGGAGGCAGCGTCGAATGTGGAGATTCCCAGTTTCCGCCACAAGGACGGCAGCATCATCTTCGAGGTGCCGGCTTCGTATTGCATTTGA